The uncultured Paludibaculum sp. sequence GTTCCGCGACGAACGCTCCGATGCCGGGCCGGACTTCGAGCAGGCCTTCGTTGATGAGGTGCGTGATGACCTTGTGCGCCGTGTTTGGATTGATCTTCAACTCCCGGCTCAACACGCGCGTGGAGGGGAAGGCATCACCGGGACGGAGCTTGCCACTGACGATCGCCTTGCGCGCGGCATAGACCACCTGCTCAAACAGTGGGATGCCGGGCACGAAGGAGAGCCGGATCGGAATCACGTGTGTACTATTGCACATAGTACACCGAATGACAAGCAAAATCCGCGCGAGGGCCGAGATACGGTGGGGTGCTGCAGGTTTGGGGCGTCCTGGGGTACAAAGACATCATGCTTGCACTGCGGCGGAACATCCTGGAATGCATCGGGCGCACCTCGCTGGTGGCTTTGCGGCACATCGTGCCGGCGAGCGGCGCCCGTATTCTGCTGAAGGTGGAAAGCGAGAACCCCACCGGCAGCATGAAGGACCGCATGGCGCTGGCCATGATTGAAGCAGCGGAGACCGATGGACGACTGCCTGCCGGAGGCGCCGTCGTCGAGTACACAGGTGGGAGTACGGGGGTCTCGTTAGCATTGGTTTGCGCGGTGAAGAGGCATCCGCTGCATATCGTGACGTCGGACGCGTTCTCGCGGGAGAAGCTTGACCATATGCGGATCCTTGGGGCCCGGCTCCAGGTGATTCCCAGCGACAGCGGGCGGATGACGGAGAAGCTAACACGCGACATGGTGGAGGCTGCCCGAGTGATCGCCGAGGAGACTGGCGCTTACTGGACGGACCAACTGAAGAACACCGATCAACTGGCGGCCTATCACGCGCTGGCCGAGGAGATCTGGGTGCAAACCGGAGAACGCGTCGATGGGTTCGTTCAGAGCGTGGGGACGGCGGCGTCGCTGCTGGGTACGAGTGAGGTACTGCGCGTCCGCAATCCGACCATTACGATCACCGCCGTGGAGCCGGCGGAATCCGCAGTGCTGTCGGGCGGACCTGCCGGTGCTCACAAGATCGACGGAGTTGGGGCGGGGTTTGTCGTACCGCTGTGGCAGCCATCGGCCGCCGACCGGATCGAGCGGGTCTCAACCGAAGACGCGCGGGCCATGGCCATGCGGCTGGCTCAGGAGGAGGGTTTGTTCGCAGGGACGTCCACCGGGGCCAATGTCATTGCGGCGCTGCGGTTGGGTGAGGAACTGGGGCCGGGCGCCACAGTCGTGACCATGCTATGCGATACGGGTATGAAGTATCTGAAGACCTACGCGGGCAGTTAGGCCACAGCCGCGTTGCACGGCAGACCCGGACGCGCTGTCCGGCTAGACGGCGGGGCCATCGGCCCATTCGGTCCCGGACTTCGCGACAGCGGAGTCGTATTGTCCCCGTGCCTCCTGCACCTGCTCGATGTGGGTTTCCGCCCAGGAGCAGATGCCGCCCACCAAGTCCTCCAGAGACCGGCCCAAGTCAGTCAGCGAGTACTCGACCTTGGGCGGCACGCTGGCATACAGCCGGCGGCTGACCAGACCGTCCCGTTCCAATCCACGCAACGTGTTTGTCAGCACCTTCTGGGATATGCCATCGACGGCACGGCGGAGCTGAGCGAATCGTAGGGTTCCCTCCGAGAGCCGGAGGAGGATGAGGACGCTCCACTTGTCAGCGATGCGGTCGAGCACCTGGCGAGTGGGACACTGGCGGCTGAAGACATCCCAAGGATACTTGGTTTCCAAAAAGTAACTATCGCTCATAAAGGTGCCTACTTGAAATTTTATCCCAAGTATCCAAAATCGATATCAGGAGTAAGTTGATGAACCAGATTTTGGTTACCGGCGCCTCAGGCATTCTCGGCCGCGCCATCGTGAATGAACTCGCCGGGTCGGGCATGACCGTTCGGCAGGGTGTCCGCCGACTCGCCAGCGCGCAGGCCGGTGTGGCTTCGGTTCGTTTCGACTACGATGATCCCGGCACTTTTGGACCGGCCGTGGCCGGGGTGGATGGGCTTGTGCTGATGGCTCCGCCGCTGGATCCGACCGCGCCTGGCAAGATGGCTCCGCTGGTGGCCGCGGCGAAGGCCGCTGGTGTGCGGCACGTCGTCCTGATCTCAGCATTTGGTGTCAATCACAATGAACAAGCACCGCTCCGCGTGGTGGAGCACATGATCATGGACAGCGGGGTGCCCTACACGATCCTGCGTCCGAACTTCTTTATGGAGAACTTCTCTACCGGGTTCGCCGCCGGCAGCATCAAGTCGCAGGGTGCCATCTACCTGGCGGCGGGCGCCGGAAAGACCAGTTTTGTCTGCGCGCGCGACATTGCGGCGGTGGCGCTGAGTTCGTTCCAACGGGGATTGACGGGCCAGGAACTGGAACTGACCGGCCCGGAGGCACTGGACCACTCTGAGATTGCGCAGATCATCAGTGAGGCGTCCGGGCGCCCAGTGGTCTATCATTCGCTGACCGAGGAGCAGATGGTGGACGGAGCTCGGGCAGCCGGAATGCCAGAGACGGCCGTCCGCTACCTGGCCGTGTTGTACTCCGTCGTGCGAGCTGGATTCTCGGCCGGCGTGACACCGGATGTCGCCCACGTCACCGGACGCGAGCCAGTGTCGTTCCGGACCTTTGCCCAGGAGCATGCCGCAATCTGGCAGTAACTCGCGGCGGCGGAGTCATCGCAACAGTTTGTCGATCTCGCGGGCCAAACGCTCTTCGGTGAAGCGCGTAGGAGAGTATAAGCGGACGACACCTTTCGCGTCGATCAGCACGAATGTAGGCGTCGCCGAAGCGCCATAACGCAGCAGGCCCGCGTCACTGAACGGGACGGGAACGGAGGACGGGGCTCCGTAGACCTTCTGCCATACCTCCAGGACCCGCTGCCGTTCGGCCTTATGGTCAGGCGTGTAGAAACGGGTGGGGGCGGCGAAGTGGACGCCCCGCGGAGTGTAGCGATCGACGACGTGCTGGAGTGCGGCGGCCTGCGCCTTGCAGTCGCCGCACCATTCGGCCCAGAAGAAGAGCACGACCGGACGCCCACGCCATGCTTCCACGCCCGGGAACGGAGCGCCCAGCGTCTCTTCGGGCTGGATGGCCGGAGCGGCCTTGCCCACCAGGGCGATCTCGTTCCAGCGCTTCCATAGGCGGGCCCGCAAACTGAAGGGGGCCTCCGCATGGGCCTTCAGGGCATCTTCCAGGGAGCGAAGCGCCTGTTTCTCCTGATGGGCGGCGACGAGCACCTGCGCCTTCACCTCCAGGGCCGTGCCCAGCGCGTAGACAGCTTCGCGGCGTGAATCGTAGTCGGCCTTGGAGTGAAGCTGGCCGGAGGCGAGGTCGAACGCACGCTGGGCGTGGGTGGAGGCGGCCGTCCAATCGGCGGTAAGCGCGGCTCCACGGGCCAGCCAGGCGAGGCCCATCAGATACTCGGCATCCTCGCCCTTGGCGCCACGGTGGATCTCCAGAATCGATTCGGCGCTAGGCAGATCTCCGGCGGAGAGCTTCAGGCGCAAGGCTCGGAGATCCTCCATCTGTTGGGCTGCTGCGTAATAGGTGGCGAGAGCTAGCCCAAAGAGGAGGCGCAATTGGACGGTCATGGCTTGCAGTGTACCGGAAAGCAATTAGCGGTTTGTCATCTGTTTGTCGACTACCTGCCATGGGAGGACGCCCACATCCGTCGCCCATTTTGACCAGGACGCCGACATCTCACCGACCAGATGGGGCTTCGAGGCAGCGAGGTTGTGCAGTTCCGTGCGGTCGGTCTCCATGTTGTAGAGCTCCCAATCGCCGGGATGTTTGCGCACGAGTTTCCAGGGGCCTCGGCGCACGGCGCAGTTGCCTTCGTGCTCCCAATAGAGGCTACGTTCGGCCGTAGCGCGCCCTTCGAACGAGGGCAGCAGGCTGTGGCCCTGCATGGGGATCACGTCTCCACCAGGATATGACGCGCGGGAGGCATCGACGCAGGTGGCCATCACGTCGATGAAGTGCGACGGGGTGTCGATGAACTTCGTAGAGGGCCGGAACCGGCTGGGCCAGCGGGCGATGAGCGGTGTGGAGATGCCGCCCTCATGAACCCAGTGTTTGTAGAGCCGGAAGGGCGTATTGCTGGCGTTGGCCCAGTTGAGGCCGTAGCTCTGGTAGGTGTCGTCCGGACCAGGCATCACCGACGGGTTGTTGCCGATCTGTACATGCCGTCCGTCACGAGTGCCCTTGGGGATGTGGCGGCCGGTCCAACCGGCGCGGATCTCTTCGGCACACCCGCCGTTGTCGGCCATGAACATCACGAGGGTGTTGTCTTCCTGGCCATTCTGGCGCAGGCGGTCGAGCAGGCGGCCGATATTGCGATCGAGCTGTTCGACCATGGCGGCGTACACGGCCATGCGGCGCATCTCCCAGCTCCTGTTGGGGGCGTCGGACCAGGCAGGAACCCCGGCGTCACGGGCGGAAAGATCCCAGCGGCGAGAGAGCATACCCATGCCGAGCTGCCTCTGGTGGCGCTGTTCGCGGAGAGCGTCCCAACCGTCGCGGTAGCGGCTCTCGTATTTGCGGATGTCTTCGGCGCGAGCGTGCAGAGGCCAGTGCGGCGCCGTGAAGGCGGCGTAGAGAAAGAAAGGATCGTCCTTCTTCTTGAACTCGTCGAGGAACTGAACGCCGTTGTCGCCGATGGCGTCGGTCAGGAAAAAATCGGGCCCGCCGGGCTCGGCCGGATCGTTGCCGCGTTTGAGGGTGACGGGATTGTAGTAGTCGGCGGCGCCGTGGATGATGCCGTAGTAGCGGTCGAAACCGCGCTGCATGGGCCAGTTGCGCTGGGAATCGTTGACTGGCGTCACGTGCCATTTTCCCGTCATGCCGGTCTGGTAGCCGGAGGCGCGCAGGACTTCGGCTATGGTGCGACTGCGGGGGCTGAGGTCGTTGACATAGCCGGGAGCGGGGCCCGCGCGATCGACCATGTGGCCGATGCCAGCGTGATGCGGATAGAGGCCGGTGAGCAGGCTGGCGCGTGAAGGGCAGCAGCGGGCGCAGTTGTAGAACTGGGTGAAGCGGACGCCCTGCCCGGCAAGGCGGTCGAGGTTCGGGGTACTGATCTCGGAGCCGTAACAGCCGGTGTCAGAGAAACCCATATCGTCGGCCAGGATGAGAAGGATATTCGGGCGCCGCGGTGCCGGAGCAGCCGTGGCGGCGGCGCTGGCGAGGAAACTCCTGCGAGTAAGGTTCATGATTACGCTACTTGGGCGGCGCGGAGGGGATGCAGGATCCGGCCGCGTTCCGCCAACGCAATTGTATTCCGTTGTGGAGGGCCGCTGGTTAGTTCGCGGTCTCGGGCACCGCGGGGGCAATTGCGTCCTCTTTGTGGTGCACGAGGTAGTAGGCGGCTGGCACCAGGAACACTGTGAGGGCAACCGAAACGGCGAGTCCGCCGATGATGGTCCTGGCCAGGGGCGCGTACGCTTCGCTGCCGGTGCCGAGTTTCAGGGCCATGGGCAGCAGACCGATGATGGTGGCGAGCGAGGTCATGAGGACGGGCCGCAGGCGCACGCGGCAGGAGAGCACGACGGCCTGCTTCACCGGCATCCCGTCGGAGCGCAGGTGGCGCGCGAACTCCACGATCAGGATGCTGTTGGAGACGGCGATGCCGGCCAGCATGATAACGCCCATAAGGGACATGATGTTGATGGTGGTGCCCGTGGAGAGCAATACCGCCATCGCGCCCATCACGCCGGGGGGCACGGCGATGAGGATGATTGCGGGATCGATGAACGAGCGGAATTGGGCGATCAGGACCAGGTAGAGCAGTACCAGGGACATCGAGAGCCCGATGCCGAAACTGCGAAACGACGATCGCATGTTCTTGACCATCCCCTGGATGGAAACGCTGATCGAACCTGGCAATTGGAGCGACTGGGTGATGTCGTCGATCGCCGAGGTTATGCGCCCCAGGTCCTCCCCCTCCGGACGGACGTAGACGTCGATGACACGCTGCAATTGGTAGTGATCGACCTCAGTGGGAGCGGAGAGATTGGATATCGATGTGATGGCGTCGAGGCGGGTGGCCTCCGCGCCGGAGTCACCACGTAGAGGAATGGCCTTCAGCTCATCGACGGTCTTCATGTGACGCTCGGGGTATTGCACCGTCAGCATGTAATCGTTGCCGTTTTTCGGATCGATCCAGTAGCTGGGCGCGATCATCTGATTGCTGTTGAGAGCCGTGATGATATTCTGCACGACTTCTTTCTGATCCAGGCCGAGTTGCGCCGAGCGGGCGCGGCTGACATTCAGCATCAGAGCCGGATAGTCGATGTCCTGCGGGATGTAGACCTCGCCGACATTGGGTACCCGGCGGATGCGGTTGGCAAGTTGATTGGCGACCTGGAACGTCTCTTCGAGATTGAAGCCGGAAACTTTGACATCGATAGGGGCCGGCAGCCCGAGATTCAAGACGGCATCCACCATGCCGCCAGGCTGGAAGAATACGGAGAGCTGAGGCAGGTCCTCCTGCACTCTCGACTTGAGCTTCGACATGTATTCGAAGCTGCTGGTGCGGTGCCCTTCCTTCAGGTTCACCTGCACGAACGCGGTGTGCATGGCGGAGTTGCTGGTGTAGATGGATGAGAAACCGGGCACGGTGCCAATGTTGGACACGATCATGTCCAGGTCATCGGTGCCGATCACCTTTCGAATCGTGTTTTCGAGCCGGGCGACGAGTTGCTCGGTGACGCCCAACCTCGTTCCGCTCGCGGCCTTCACCAGGACTACGAACTGTCCGGCGTCGGTGCGGGGGAAGAATGACACGCCGATGAACGGAAAGGCGATGAAGCTGGCGGCAAACAGCACGCCGAAGATAACCAGTGAGATGGCAGGCCGACGGAGGAATCCGGCGACCAGTTGCTCATACGCGTTCAGCAGACGATCGAAACCGCGATTGAACCAGGCATTGAAGCCCTTGGCCTGCTGATGAGGGCCGGCGGCCGAATGAGGCTCCGGCGCGCGCTTCAGAAACATCGCGGCGAAGAGCGGCACTACAGTAAGGGCCACCACGTAGGACGCGGCCAACGCCAGGACGACGGCGAGAGCGAGCGCGGAAAAGAGGAACTTGCTGACTCCAAAAAGGAAGGTCACGGGGAAGAAGACCACTGCCGTTGTGATGGTGGCTGCCAGCACCGGCATGGCGACTTCTCGCCCTCCCTTTTCCGCTGCGACCGCGGGGAGTTCACCCAACTCCAGATGCCTGTAGATGTTCTCGAGAACCACCACCGAGTTGTCGATGAGGCGCGAGAAGGCGAGGGCCAAGCCACCCAGCACCATGGTGTTGATACTGCCGCCACCGAAGTAAAGGGCAACGAAAGTAGCCAGGGCGGAGAGAGGCACTGAGAAGAACACCGCCACTGTCGCCCGCAGGCTGCCGAGAAACGCGAGGATCAGTACCGAAGTGAGGAACAGCCCGAGTGCGCCCTCATGCAACAGGGTTTCGACCGCCTTCTTCACGAAATCCGATTGGTCGAAGACAACTTTGCTTTCCAGTTGCGTGGGCACATTCTGGAGACTGGCCACCTGCTCACGGACGCCATCGACGACCGCGATGGTGTTCGTATCGCCACCCTGCTTGAGTACGGGCAGGTAAACCGAACGTTGCCCATCGATACGGACCACGTTCGTCTGGATCTGATTCGCATCCTTGGCCACGCCGACATCCGAGATGCGGACGAGCGCCTGCCCCCGCGTCTTGATGGGCAGGTCGTTGATTTCGGAGATCTGGTCGAGCTGGCTGTTGGTGTAGACGTTGTAGTCACGATCACCAATCTGCACGTCGCCGCCAGGCAGGATGAGGTTCGCGTTGTTCACACGCCTCACGATGTCCATCGGGCTGAGCTGGTAGGCTTCCAGCTTCGACGGGTCGACGTACACCATGATCTGCCGGTAGGCACCACCGAAGGGCACCGGGACGGATGCACCCGACACGCGGGCCAACTGGTTTCGCACCGTGAACTGGGCGAGATCTCGAAGTTTGGTCTCTGTCAGCCCTTCGCCTTTCAACGTGACCAGGCACACGGGCAGGCTGGATGCATCGAACTTGAGGACAACCGGTGGCAGGGTGCCAGGGGGCAACCGGCGCAATTGCGCCATGGCAAGGTTCGAGATCGTCGTGACGGCGGAATCCGCATTGAAGCCCGGCTGGAAGTACACCTTGATCACGCTGACACCGGGCAGCGAGCGTGATTCGATGTGTTCGACGCCGCTGCCAAGCGTGAAGAAGCGCTCAAAGCGGCTGGTGATATCGGCCTCGATCTGCTGGGGCGCCATCCCGTTATAGAAGGTCGCGACGACCACGACAGGGATGTTCATCACCGGGAACATGTCGACCGGCATTCGCGTCAGCGAGACAACACCCACGACGGCGATGATCAGACAAAGAACGAGGATGAAATGAGGATTCAGGATGGCGAACTTGGACACGGTGGCTCCTTCTTTTTGGTCAGAATGCCGGACCCGGCCGGAAAGACAACGACTCTAACCATACTCTCGCGTGCGGAAAACGCAAAGGCTAGAAGATACCATCTTTTGATGCAACCGTACGATAGCACACCGATTGCCGCACCGCTGGGGGCATGAGTCAATCTGGGCCGTGTCTCCGCTACCTTGGCTGAGGGGCAATGACACGACACTATGCGGCGGTATTTCTTTTTGTGATGACGGGTATGGCGACGGAGCATCGAGACGACAGCGGGTTCAGCGTCAACGTTCCGGATGGGTGGCAGGTGCGGAAGTACGACGGCGGGGCGGTGACCATCCAGGGTCCGTCCCCTTCGAAGTTTGTGCTCGTGCTGCCGATTCTGGGGCGTACGAAGGACTGCGCGACCTCTTTGCGCATGAACCTGACGGGCAGTTGGCCAGTCTTTCCGGCGGTCAGCGACCTGGCCATCGAGCCGGGCAACCGGAGCGCGGTCGCTCGCTTCCTCTTCCACAACCGGCAGAGCCGCGGGGCGGTGCTTTGCGCGGAGACCAGCAACCGCACCGGCATGATCTACGGGATCGCAGCTCCGGCGCAGGAATTCGCGCGGGAGCAGCCGGTGATGACGGACATCCTGAGGAGCTTCAAGTATGGCGGAACCGCGGCGTCTTCGGCCGGTGCGCCGGCGGCCGCCTTGCCGCGGATGACAAAGTGGCGAGAGCAGAACGAAGGTGCGTTTGTCATTCCAATTCCGGAGGGGTGGCACGTGCAGGGCGGAATCCGGCGGATCTCAAACACGGATGTACGCGGGGGCATCCGAGTGTGGAGCCCTGACGGCGCGTCTCTGATCCAGTTCAATGACGTCCGTCTGGATAAGGTGCTGGTACCCGGGCGACAGGGCATGCCGGCGGCGCAACTTGGTGCGGGATGGAGAGCCGGTCCACATCAAAGCGGACTCCAGATGGCGGAATGGTATTTGCGGCAGATCTGGACCTCGGAACTGTCGCTGAGCGGTCTGACGATCGTGTCGCGACAGGATCGTCCCGACTTGAGTTCGCAGGCGGACCAGGTACCGCGGAGCATGGGCGTGCATGGGTTCCAGCACCTATTCGGCGAGGTGAGCTTCCGGGCCACGCGAAATGGCCGCCCCGTGGAGGGGCGCCTGCTGGGCATGACGCGGATGCTGTGGAGCCAGAGTCCGGACCTATTGGGCGGGAACTTCGAAACCGAGATCAAGGGATACATGGGTCCCGCCGGGTCGGGTGGAACGCTGGCGCGGATTGGCGGCTACATGGAGGGCAATTGCGAACATAACTATCAGTGGGTAGCGGCTAACAGGCAAGCGGCGGCGCAGGACGTACGGAATACCCTGAACCAGATGCACGCCTCGGCGGAGATGCAGCAGAAGGCGTTCTGGGACCGCATGGCCGCCTCGGACCAACGGCGCGAGGCGGTGAATGACGTGCTGGGCGGACGGGTCCGGCTGACCGACGGCCAGGGCAACCAATACGAAGCCAAGGCGGGCAGCAACTACTATTTTTATGATGTTCAGGCTGGACGAACCGCGGGCCGGCCAAACGATGCCGTAGTGGGAGCGGATGTGTACCCCGCCCCCATTGTGGATTTGCGGCCGTTGGAGGTGCTCCGCTAGCGGGGCATGGCCTGGATAAAGAGCCCGCAGACGGGCGCGCGCAGGTCGTGTTTCACCAGTGGACCTTCGTTGCTGAGTTCCAGATACGCGCGTTTCTCGGCATCGTACTTCGGCCATGGTGGCACGCCGGCATCGTTGGGGTTGCCGGTCTTGGCGAAGTTGGTCCAGTAGGTCTGCAGGCGGCTGACCTGGGCGGGATC is a genomic window containing:
- a CDS encoding GntR family transcriptional regulator, which translates into the protein MIPIRLSFVPGIPLFEQVVYAARKAIVSGKLRPGDAFPSTRVLSRELKINPNTAHKVITHLINEGLLEVRPGIGAFVAEPRASTRAQRRQLLETELEHLVVEARKLGLGLADVQDGIAEHWRKLEPPSGEDA
- a CDS encoding cysteine synthase family protein, encoding MLQVWGVLGYKDIMLALRRNILECIGRTSLVALRHIVPASGARILLKVESENPTGSMKDRMALAMIEAAETDGRLPAGGAVVEYTGGSTGVSLALVCAVKRHPLHIVTSDAFSREKLDHMRILGARLQVIPSDSGRMTEKLTRDMVEAARVIAEETGAYWTDQLKNTDQLAAYHALAEEIWVQTGERVDGFVQSVGTAASLLGTSEVLRVRNPTITITAVEPAESAVLSGGPAGAHKIDGVGAGFVVPLWQPSAADRIERVSTEDARAMAMRLAQEEGLFAGTSTGANVIAALRLGEELGPGATVVTMLCDTGMKYLKTYAGS
- a CDS encoding helix-turn-helix domain-containing protein gives rise to the protein MSDSYFLETKYPWDVFSRQCPTRQVLDRIADKWSVLILLRLSEGTLRFAQLRRAVDGISQKVLTNTLRGLERDGLVSRRLYASVPPKVEYSLTDLGRSLEDLVGGICSWAETHIEQVQEARGQYDSAVAKSGTEWADGPAV
- a CDS encoding SDR family oxidoreductase, whose translation is MNQILVTGASGILGRAIVNELAGSGMTVRQGVRRLASAQAGVASVRFDYDDPGTFGPAVAGVDGLVLMAPPLDPTAPGKMAPLVAAAKAAGVRHVVLISAFGVNHNEQAPLRVVEHMIMDSGVPYTILRPNFFMENFSTGFAAGSIKSQGAIYLAAGAGKTSFVCARDIAAVALSSFQRGLTGQELELTGPEALDHSEIAQIISEASGRPVVYHSLTEEQMVDGARAAGMPETAVRYLAVLYSVVRAGFSAGVTPDVAHVTGREPVSFRTFAQEHAAIWQ
- a CDS encoding TlpA disulfide reductase family protein, coding for MLSGTLQAMTVQLRLLFGLALATYYAAAQQMEDLRALRLKLSAGDLPSAESILEIHRGAKGEDAEYLMGLAWLARGAALTADWTAASTHAQRAFDLASGQLHSKADYDSRREAVYALGTALEVKAQVLVAAHQEKQALRSLEDALKAHAEAPFSLRARLWKRWNEIALVGKAAPAIQPEETLGAPFPGVEAWRGRPVVLFFWAEWCGDCKAQAAALQHVVDRYTPRGVHFAAPTRFYTPDHKAERQRVLEVWQKVYGAPSSVPVPFSDAGLLRYGASATPTFVLIDAKGVVRLYSPTRFTEERLAREIDKLLR
- a CDS encoding arylsulfatase translates to MNLTRRSFLASAAATAAPAPRRPNILLILADDMGFSDTGCYGSEISTPNLDRLAGQGVRFTQFYNCARCCPSRASLLTGLYPHHAGIGHMVDRAGPAPGYVNDLSPRSRTIAEVLRASGYQTGMTGKWHVTPVNDSQRNWPMQRGFDRYYGIIHGAADYYNPVTLKRGNDPAEPGGPDFFLTDAIGDNGVQFLDEFKKKDDPFFLYAAFTAPHWPLHARAEDIRKYESRYRDGWDALREQRHQRQLGMGMLSRRWDLSARDAGVPAWSDAPNRSWEMRRMAVYAAMVEQLDRNIGRLLDRLRQNGQEDNTLVMFMADNGGCAEEIRAGWTGRHIPKGTRDGRHVQIGNNPSVMPGPDDTYQSYGLNWANASNTPFRLYKHWVHEGGISTPLIARWPSRFRPSTKFIDTPSHFIDVMATCVDASRASYPGGDVIPMQGHSLLPSFEGRATAERSLYWEHEGNCAVRRGPWKLVRKHPGDWELYNMETDRTELHNLAASKPHLVGEMSASWSKWATDVGVLPWQVVDKQMTNR
- a CDS encoding efflux RND transporter permease subunit, which gives rise to MSKFAILNPHFILVLCLIIAVVGVVSLTRMPVDMFPVMNIPVVVVATFYNGMAPQQIEADITSRFERFFTLGSGVEHIESRSLPGVSVIKVYFQPGFNADSAVTTISNLAMAQLRRLPPGTLPPVVLKFDASSLPVCLVTLKGEGLTETKLRDLAQFTVRNQLARVSGASVPVPFGGAYRQIMVYVDPSKLEAYQLSPMDIVRRVNNANLILPGGDVQIGDRDYNVYTNSQLDQISEINDLPIKTRGQALVRISDVGVAKDANQIQTNVVRIDGQRSVYLPVLKQGGDTNTIAVVDGVREQVASLQNVPTQLESKVVFDQSDFVKKAVETLLHEGALGLFLTSVLILAFLGSLRATVAVFFSVPLSALATFVALYFGGGSINTMVLGGLALAFSRLIDNSVVVLENIYRHLELGELPAVAAEKGGREVAMPVLAATITTAVVFFPVTFLFGVSKFLFSALALAVVLALAASYVVALTVVPLFAAMFLKRAPEPHSAAGPHQQAKGFNAWFNRGFDRLLNAYEQLVAGFLRRPAISLVIFGVLFAASFIAFPFIGVSFFPRTDAGQFVVLVKAASGTRLGVTEQLVARLENTIRKVIGTDDLDMIVSNIGTVPGFSSIYTSNSAMHTAFVQVNLKEGHRTSSFEYMSKLKSRVQEDLPQLSVFFQPGGMVDAVLNLGLPAPIDVKVSGFNLEETFQVANQLANRIRRVPNVGEVYIPQDIDYPALMLNVSRARSAQLGLDQKEVVQNIITALNSNQMIAPSYWIDPKNGNDYMLTVQYPERHMKTVDELKAIPLRGDSGAEATRLDAITSISNLSAPTEVDHYQLQRVIDVYVRPEGEDLGRITSAIDDITQSLQLPGSISVSIQGMVKNMRSSFRSFGIGLSMSLVLLYLVLIAQFRSFIDPAIILIAVPPGVMGAMAVLLSTGTTINIMSLMGVIMLAGIAVSNSILIVEFARHLRSDGMPVKQAVVLSCRVRLRPVLMTSLATIIGLLPMALKLGTGSEAYAPLARTIIGGLAVSVALTVFLVPAAYYLVHHKEDAIAPAVPETAN